Below is a window of Aerococcus viridans DNA.
TCAACCACATGTGCCACGTCCTTGTCCGCTAACATGCCCATAATAGCGACCCTTTTGCCCACTTTTGAAGCTGGGTAATGGGTTAAAATCGCCTCTTTTAAGGATAAAATCCCGTCCATATTATGAGACCCGTCGATGATGATTGTAGGCTCAGACGCTACCATTTCAAAGCGGGCTGGCCAAGTAACAGTCGCGAGTCCTTTTTCAATGGCCTGGTCAGAAATGACAATCCCTTGTGCTTTCAAGACTTGGATAATTTCAATGGCTAGGGCTGCATTATTGACCTGATAAGGGGCTTGTAGGTTGAGCGTGTACTTATGTCCCTTATAGTCGAATGACTGTAGTCCGTGGGCGTCGGTAGCTAGCGGTTCTATATCCCCTGGTATGACTTCATGTATAGGCACTTGAAGGCGTTTAGCTTGTTGAGTGATGGCCCTTTTCGCCTCATCAACTTGCGGATATAATACCAAGGGCACGCCTGATTTCAAGATGCCGGCCTTCTCACCTGCGATTTCTGTTAGTGTGTCGCCGAGGATTTTCTGGTGGTCCAGGGCAATTTTCGTGATAGCCGTGACTAGTGGTTGGTTGATGATATTAGTAGCATCCAGTCTACCGCCCAAGCCAACTTCTAAGACGACAAAATCTACAAGATTTGCCTCAAAGGTCAACCAAGCAAGTCCGGTAAAGACTTCAAACTCGGTGTAATATTCATCCGGTCCTAATGCTGCCGTCATCCGGTCAACTTGTGCCATGAGTTGGTCGTCAGTGATTTGTTGGCCATTGATTTGAATGCGTTCGTTGAAGTCGACTAAGGACGGTGAAGTGAATAAGCCAACCTTGTAGCCAGCTGCTTGGAGGATAGTGGCCACCATTTTGGCGGTTGACCCTTTGCCGTTTGTCCCAGCGATATGAATGGTTGGGAGTTGATTTTCTGGATGGTTAAAGTGCGCCATTAACTGTTTCATCGA
It encodes the following:
- a CDS encoding bifunctional folylpolyglutamate synthase/dihydrofolate synthase → MRYESLQAKLPLAPAGEMVLGLASMKQLMAHFNHPENQLPTIHIAGTNGKGSTAKMVATILQAAGYKVGLFTSPSLVDFNERIQINGQQITDDQLMAQVDRMTAALGPDEYYTEFEVFTGLAWLTFEANLVDFVVLEVGLGGRLDATNIINQPLVTAITKIALDHQKILGDTLTEIAGEKAGILKSGVPLVLYPQVDEAKRAITQQAKRLQVPIHEVIPGDIEPLATDAHGLQSFDYKGHKYTLNLQAPYQVNNAALAIEIIQVLKAQGIVISDQAIEKGLATVTWPARFEMVASEPTIIIDGSHNMDGILSLKEAILTHYPASKVGKRVAIMGMLADKDVAHVVEVIAPIFQKIITVTPHSNRALAGDQLAAMIKATGTAVEVADSDQAALEIAEADLKEDDLLCIFGSFYFVGYLRDIIKNRL